CGGACAAGGTTCGGCGCGAAACGCCACAGACTCTGCATCGACTGCGTAATCGGGGCATCGAAAAGATAGTCATGCTCACCGGGGATCGCCTGGAAACCGCCGAGATGATTGCGCTATCTGCCGGGATTGACGAGCTGCGTGCCGGGTTGACCCCTGAGGATAAAGTGCGTGCTGTACAGGAAGGTTGCCTGCGCACCAGCACACTGATGGTCGGTGATGGCATCAACGATGCCCCGGCCCTGGCGGCGGCCACCGTCGGCGTAGCCATGGGGGCCAGCGGTGCCACTGCTTCTGCACAAGCCGCAGGTGTTGTGTTGCTGGTGGATCGGCTGGATCGTCTGGTCGAGGCGCTGGACATTGCCCGACGCACCCGCTACATCGCCCGTCAGGGTGTGCTGGTCGGCATGGGGATGTCGTTGCTGGCCATGGCGGTGGCGGCCCTCGGTTACCTGCCGCCGCTGATTGGCGCCGTGGTGCAGGAGGGTATCGACGTGGTGATTATCCTTAACGCCTTGCGGGCACTGGGGCCGTTGTGGGTGCTGAGGAAACGAAAGCTTGCCGCAGAACATATCGATCGCCTGCAAGATGAACACCAGCAACTCTCCACCGTACTGAGCGATCTGCATCAACTGGCCAATGACTTCGCCCGGCGTCCACTGGCGCAAGCACAGACCGACCTGGTGCAACTGGTCGACAAGCTGCAAACATCACTGGCGCAGCATGAACACGAAGATGAAAACATACTGTACCCGCTGCTGACGCGAAGCATGCCGGGCGAGGACCCGATGTCGGCTATGAGCCACGCTCACCGGGAGATTTTTCGCCTTATCCATTTACTGACGCGCATGAGTAACGACTTCAGTTCCGACCCCGCAACGGCATCTGCTGATGAGATCCAGCATCAGTTGATTCGTCTGGATACCCTCGTGCGACTGCACTTTGATCAGGAGGAGGAACTGTTTCGTTATCTGGATTGGCGCTAGAAGATCAAGTCGCGCGCGTTAGGACTACGACGTGATCGGTCACTACGCGCGCCCGGCCCGGCGTCCGTTGCACCGCATAACCGTCACTGGTTGAACAGCATCACCCCTGTGGGAGCGAGCCTGCTCGCGAAGACGGAGTGTCAGTCAATGCATGTGTTTTCTGACACACCGCATTCGCGAGCAGGCTCGCTCCCACAGGGGATATTCATTGTCGGTATGACCGAGTTCCGGCTGTCGACCCCGGCAAACTCAGCTTCCCGGTGTCCACGAAGCGCACCGTTCCAAACAAGCCGCCCGCCAGTTTGCCGCGTAACACGTAGGGAAGATTATTCAGTGTCTGCGTCTGGCTCAGCCCCAACGTCTGGCGTAACACCGAGAACGCCGAAACGCTCACCGGCACGCTCAGCACGGTTTCGGAAAAGCGTGCAATCGAGCCCGACTGATCGCTGACGCCGGACGCCAGTGGCTGGCCATTGACTTCCAGATCCAGCGCCACGCCGTTGTAGTCGATCGGCGTTTCGTTGGGGTTCTGTACCCGGATCTTCACGGCAAAGCGCACTTCCATATCCTGGCTTTGCAGCGGCTCGATGCCGACCACGTTGATGTTCAACGGATCGCGATGGGGGAAGAGGGCGCAGGCGCTCAGGGAGAGCAACAGCAGAGAAAGGATGACGGCGTGGACGCTGCGCATGTAGACGCTCTCATAAATAAAAGGGCTGAGCCGCCACGGGCTCAGACCTCGAGCTTTCTAGCGGTTCAACTGTGCGACTGCCGCAGGCCGTGGGGGTTCACCCTTGGCCGGGACATCGGGGTTTTCCATGACCTGCAAGATCGACGCTTCCGGATCGAAATCGTCCTCTTCCAGCTCGATGAATTCCTCGGGCAGGAAGATGTTCAGCACGATAGCGCACAACGCCCCGACGGTGATCGGTGATTCGAAGATGTTGTGCAGCGCCTTGGGCAGCTCGCGCAGCACTTCGGGCACCGCTGCGACCCCCAGGCCCATGCCGATGGAAATCGCCACGATCAGCATGTTGCGCCGATGCAGACCGGCCTCGGCGAGGATCTTGATGCCGGCCACCGCCACGGTGCCGAACATCACCAGTTCCGCGCCGCCGAGCACCGGTTTGGGCATCAATTGCAGCACCGCGCCAATCATCGGGAACAGCCCCAGCAACACCAGCAGGCCGGCGATGAAGAACGCCACGTAACGGCTGGCCACGCCGGTGAGCTGGATCACTCCGTTGTTTTGCGCGAAGGTCACCATCGGCATGCTGTTGAACACCGCCGCCATGGCCGAGTTCAGGCCGTCAGCCAGCAGGCCGGACTTGATCCGGCGGATGTAAATCGGACCCTTGACCGGTTGCCGGGAAATCATCGAGTTGGCGGTCAGGTCACCGGCGGCTTCCAGCGGCGACACCAGGAAAATCACCGCCACCGGCACAAACGCCACCCAGTCAAAATTGAAGCCGTACTTGAACGGCACCGGCACGCTCATCAGCGGCACGTCGGGCAGGCTGGCGAAATTGACGTCGCCCATCAGCCAGGCCACGACGTAACCGAGGGTCAGGCCAATGACAATCGCCCCCAGGCGCAGGAACGGCACATCGACCCGGTTCAGCACCACGATCGTGCCGAGCACCAACGCCGCCAACCCCAGATGACTGGCCGCGCCAAGGTCCGCCGCGCCAAAGCCGCCGGCGATGTCGGTCATCGCGACCTTGATCAGCGAAAGCCCCATCAGGGTAATGATGGTGCCGGTCACCACGGGTGTGATCAGCATCCGCAGCTTGCCGATGAACTGGCTCAACACCACTTCGATAAATGCCGCGAAAAAGCACACGCCGAAAATCGTCGAGAGGATTTCATCGGTGCCGCCACCCCGGGCCTTGACCATGAACCCGGCGCTGAGAATCACGCTGATGAACGAGAAACTGGTGCCTTGCAGGCACAACAGGCCGGAACCGATCGGGCCGAACCGACGCGCCTGAACAAAGGTGCCCAGGCCCGAGACAAACAGCGCCATGCTGATCAGGTACGGCACTTCGCTTTGCAGGCCCAGAGCACCGCCCATGATCAGGGTGGGCGTGATGATGCCGACAAAACTCGCCAGCACATGCTGCAAGGCGGCGAAGACCGTGGCGGTGAGGTGTGGGCGGTCGTTGAGGCCGTAGATCAGGTCGGAACGGGGCTGGGGTTTTGCGTGTTCGGAAGAGGTCACGAGGAAAGCGCCAGGGGCCAGGTCAAAAAATGGAGGCGCAGGATGCCAGCAGCGGGCACCGAGGGCAAACGATACACACGGAGCTGTGGCGAGGGAGCTTGCTCCCGTTGGGCTGCGTAGCGGCCCCCGGCATTCCTTCAACCACACCTTGTGTGCAGATCTTGCGACGTCTGCGCCGCCGAACGGGAGCAAGCTCCCTCGCCACAGGTCCGTGCGTGTTCATTCAAACGCGGCGAGCAGGTCTTCTTCAAAGGCTTTCTGCGCATCCCCCGGCACCTGGGCACGATGGCGCGCCAGATGAAACGCCACATCAAAACTCAGGTCATCCCGGCGCACGGCGCGCAGCAAACCTTTGTCTTCCCAGCTGCGGGCAAAATGTTCAGGCAAATAGCCGACATGCTTGCCGGACAGGATGAAGGCGAGGGTGCCTTCGACCTGCTCGGACCGTGCCGAACATAATTTGCCTTGAAACGGCTCGTCACTGCGCAGAAAACGATAGGGATGATCGACCCGGTCGCACGCCTGCAACGCCAGATCGTCCGGCGCGTCGTCGGTGAACAACGGATGACCCGGGGCGCAGTACAGGTGCTGGGTTTCGCTGAACAGTTCGCGGTAGTCAAACGCGCTTTGCACTTGGGAGAAATAGCCGATCGCCAGGTCCAGCCGTTGTTGCAGCAACAGGCGTTCCATTTCACCGGGCATGGCGCTCATCAACTCGATGCGCACCGATTCGTCCCGTTCACGAAAGCGACGGATGGCATCGGCGACTTTTTGCAGCACCGATTGATCAAGCGCTTCGGACAAACCCAGGCGCACTTCGCCGATCAACCGACCCGCCACACCGTTGGATTGATGACGGAACGCTTCGATGGACTCAAACAGCCCGCGCGTCGCGCTCAGCAACTGTTCGCCCTTGGGCGTGACCCGGAATCCACCCTTGCCGCGACTGCACAAACGATAGCCGAGCCGGGTTTCGAGTCTGGCCATTTGCTGGCTGATGCTCGACTGGCTCAACCCCAGTTCACCTTGCGCTGCGCTGAACCCGCCGCATTCCACCACGCGGACAAACAGGCGCAGCAGTTGCAGGTCGAGGTCGTGGAGTTGACCGAGCATCAAACATTACTCCGCAATAAAGTCAGGTTAACAAACTTGGTATTTCGCCAATGTATCCGAGGGCGCACGCTGCAACCACTTCCTCTGGTCAGGTGTTCGTCATGGCTCCCGTATTCAAACTGGGTTTACCCGCGCTCTTTCTCGCCATGGCCGCGTCGGCCCAGGCAGAGGAAAAAACCCTCAACCTCTACAGTTGGGCCGATTACGTGCCGCCTGAAACCCTGCAGCATTTCGAAAAGGAAACCGGCATTCATGTGCGTTACGACACGTTCGATTCTTCGGAAGTGCTGGAAACCAAACTGCTCACCGGCGGCAGCGGTTATGACGTGGTGGTGCCGTCCTCCAGCGTGCTGGCCCGTGGTCTGGCGGCCGGTGCGCTGAAGGAGATTCCCCACGAAGGGCTCAAGGGCTACGCCAACCTCGACCCGGACCTGCTGGAAAAACTGGCGGCTGTCGACCCCGGCAATCGTTATGGCGTGCCGTATACCTGGGGCACGCTGGGGCTGGGGATGAACGTCGAGGCGGTGCAAAAACGCTTGCCCGGTGTGCCGCTCAACAGCCTCGATCTGCTGTTCAAACCGCAATACGCCGGCAAGCTGAAGGATTGCGGCATTGCGATTCTCGATTCGCCCCAGGAAGTGATTGGCCTGGCGTTGCACTATCTCGGTAAAGATCCCTACAGCACCGACAAGGCAGATCTGACCGCCGCCGAGGCGTTGTTGCATCAGTTGCAGCCCAATGTGCTGTACGTCGCCACCGGGCGGCAGATCAGCGATCTGGCCAATGGCAGCGTGTGCCTGGCCTTGACCTATAACGGCGACGCCAGCATGGCCGCCGACCAGGCGCGCAAGGCCAACAAACCGTTCGAGGTGGCCTACCGGATTCCGAAGGAAGGCACGCTGGTCTGGCAGGACAACCTGGCGATACCCAAGGACGCGCCGCACCCCGAAGCGGCTCGGGCATTCATTGAATTCATGTTGCGCCCCGAGTCCGTCGCGGCGCTGACCAACACGCTGTTCTTTGCCACGGCCAACCGTGCAGCGACGCCACTGGTGGACGAAGCCGTGCGGACCGACCCGGACATCTACCCCCTGGCCGACACCCGCGAACGGCTGTACGCCGACCGCAGCATGAGCCTCAAGGACATGCGCTCGCGCACTCGCCTGTGGACCACTTTCCGTAGCCGCCAATAAATAATAAGGAGATCCCATGGACGTCCCGATGCAAAACGATCAGGCCCTGACCCGCGACAGCCTCTTTGGTACTGCCGCCGAAAGTACTTACGCCGGTATCACCAGTTTCATGCGTCGTCGCTATAGCCGTGATTTGCGCGGCGTCGACGTGGTGGTCAGCGGTGTGCCGTTCGACACCGCCACCAGCAACCGTCCCGGTGCGCGCTTCGGCCCGCGCGGCATTCGCGCCGCATCGACCGGGATTGCCTGGGAACGCCACTGGCCGTGGACCTTTGACCCGTTCGATCATCTGGCTGTGATCGACTACGGTGATTGCGCCTTCGATTACGGCTCGCCGCACTCGGTGCCGGAAAGCATCGAGGCCCACGCCGAGCAGATCCTGAACGGCGGTTGCGCGATGTTGACGTTCGGCGGCGATCACTTCATCAGCTACCCGCTGCTCAAGGCCCATGCGCGCAAACATGGTTCGCTGTCGCTGATTCACTTCGACGCGCACAGCGACACCTGGCCGGACGAAGAGGGCAAGCGCGTCGATCACGGGACGATGTTCTGGCACGCGGCCAAGGAAGGTTTGGTGGATCCGTCGCGCTCGGTGCAGATCGGCTTGCGCACCACCAATGATGATCACCAGGGCTTCCAGGTGCTGGATGCGCGGCAGGTGCATCGGCAAGGGTGTGAGGCGATTGTCGAGGCGATTCGTGCGCGGGTGGGGGATAACCCGGTGTACCTGACGTTCGATATCGATTGCCTCGACCCGGCGTTCGCACCGGGCACCGGAACGCCGGTGTGTGGAGGCTTGAGCACGGTGCAGGCGCTGGAAATTCTCGGCGGGTTGCGCGGGATCAATCTGGTGGGGATGGACGTGGTGGAAGTCGCGCCGGCCTACGACCATGCGGACATTACGTCACTGGCGGCGGCGACATTGGCGATGGAGATGCTGTGCCTGTATGCGGCCAGGCACAAAATAGACCGGTAAGACGCTTTCTTGTGGCGAACACAAAGTCTGTGAACGCCACAAATCTGTAGGAGCGAGGCTTGCCCGCGAAGCTTTTTCATGCCACCGGAATGATTGGCAGGTCAAGGGTTTCAGCCCCTGTATACCGCGCCGCCGAACCGGTAATCGTTTCATGTGGCACGCCCTTCGGCACGTTGCTGACCCCATCAAGCCGCGACAATTGCTCCGGGCTCAATTGCACCGTCAACGCGCCCAATGTTGCATCCAGTTGCTCACGAGTGCGCGAACCCAGAATCGGAATCAGCGCCGTCGTCGAACGCTTGGCCTTTTCCCGCAGCCAGGCAATGGCCACATGAGTCGGCGTGGCTTCAAGCTCCGCTGCCACTGCGAGCAAGGTGTCGAGCAGGGCGGTTTCGTGGGCGCTTTTCTCGGTGTGGACCAGCATGCCGAGTTTGGCGGCGCGGTTGTTGTCATCATTGCTGCGGTACTTGCCCGTGAGAAACCCGCCACCCAGCGGCGACCAGATCGTAGCCGCCAGCCCGAGCGCTTCGGCCATCGGCAGCAACTCACGTTCGGCGGTGCGTTCGGCCAGGCTGTATTCGGCCTGAATCGCTGCAATCGGCGCGAAACCGCGTACTTCGGCCAGGACATCGGCGCGAGCAATGCGCCAGGCCGGGAAATTCGACAGCCCGGCGTAGTGAATCTTGCCGGCGCGCACCAGGTCGTCGAAGCCGCGCAGGATCTCTTCCATCGGCGTCACGCCGTCACTGATGTGCGCCCAGAACAGGTCGATGTGATCGGTGTT
This region of Pseudomonas mandelii genomic DNA includes:
- a CDS encoding aldo/keto reductase, with product MHYTVFGRKTGLRVSELALGAGNFGTGWGHGAERDEAKRIFDGYLEAGGNFIDTANGYQAGQSEAMLSEFIAPERDHLVIATKYTMGTTPAAGISHTGNSRKNMVRAVEESLKRLNTDHIDLFWAHISDGVTPMEEILRGFDDLVRAGKIHYAGLSNFPAWRIARADVLAEVRGFAPIAAIQAEYSLAERTAERELLPMAEALGLAATIWSPLGGGFLTGKYRSNDDNNRAAKLGMLVHTEKSAHETALLDTLLAVAAELEATPTHVAIAWLREKAKRSTTALIPILGSRTREQLDATLGALTVQLSPEQLSRLDGVSNVPKGVPHETITGSAARYTGAETLDLPIIPVA
- a CDS encoding polyamine ABC transporter substrate-binding protein codes for the protein MAPVFKLGLPALFLAMAASAQAEEKTLNLYSWADYVPPETLQHFEKETGIHVRYDTFDSSEVLETKLLTGGSGYDVVVPSSSVLARGLAAGALKEIPHEGLKGYANLDPDLLEKLAAVDPGNRYGVPYTWGTLGLGMNVEAVQKRLPGVPLNSLDLLFKPQYAGKLKDCGIAILDSPQEVIGLALHYLGKDPYSTDKADLTAAEALLHQLQPNVLYVATGRQISDLANGSVCLALTYNGDASMAADQARKANKPFEVAYRIPKEGTLVWQDNLAIPKDAPHPEAARAFIEFMLRPESVAALTNTLFFATANRAATPLVDEAVRTDPDIYPLADTRERLYADRSMSLKDMRSRTRLWTTFRSRQ
- a CDS encoding LEA type 2 family protein, with amino-acid sequence MRSVHAVILSLLLLSLSACALFPHRDPLNINVVGIEPLQSQDMEVRFAVKIRVQNPNETPIDYNGVALDLEVNGQPLASGVSDQSGSIARFSETVLSVPVSVSAFSVLRQTLGLSQTQTLNNLPYVLRGKLAGGLFGTVRFVDTGKLSLPGSTAGTRSYRQ
- the speB gene encoding agmatinase, whose translation is MDVPMQNDQALTRDSLFGTAAESTYAGITSFMRRRYSRDLRGVDVVVSGVPFDTATSNRPGARFGPRGIRAASTGIAWERHWPWTFDPFDHLAVIDYGDCAFDYGSPHSVPESIEAHAEQILNGGCAMLTFGGDHFISYPLLKAHARKHGSLSLIHFDAHSDTWPDEEGKRVDHGTMFWHAAKEGLVDPSRSVQIGLRTTNDDHQGFQVLDARQVHRQGCEAIVEAIRARVGDNPVYLTFDIDCLDPAFAPGTGTPVCGGLSTVQALEILGGLRGINLVGMDVVEVAPAYDHADITSLAAATLAMEMLCLYAARHKIDR
- a CDS encoding LysR family transcriptional regulator, translated to MLGQLHDLDLQLLRLFVRVVECGGFSAAQGELGLSQSSISQQMARLETRLGYRLCSRGKGGFRVTPKGEQLLSATRGLFESIEAFRHQSNGVAGRLIGEVRLGLSEALDQSVLQKVADAIRRFRERDESVRIELMSAMPGEMERLLLQQRLDLAIGYFSQVQSAFDYRELFSETQHLYCAPGHPLFTDDAPDDLALQACDRVDHPYRFLRSDEPFQGKLCSARSEQVEGTLAFILSGKHVGYLPEHFARSWEDKGLLRAVRRDDLSFDVAFHLARHRAQVPGDAQKAFEEDLLAAFE
- a CDS encoding nucleobase:cation symporter-2 family protein — encoded protein: MTSSEHAKPQPRSDLIYGLNDRPHLTATVFAALQHVLASFVGIITPTLIMGGALGLQSEVPYLISMALFVSGLGTFVQARRFGPIGSGLLCLQGTSFSFISVILSAGFMVKARGGGTDEILSTIFGVCFFAAFIEVVLSQFIGKLRMLITPVVTGTIITLMGLSLIKVAMTDIAGGFGAADLGAASHLGLAALVLGTIVVLNRVDVPFLRLGAIVIGLTLGYVVAWLMGDVNFASLPDVPLMSVPVPFKYGFNFDWVAFVPVAVIFLVSPLEAAGDLTANSMISRQPVKGPIYIRRIKSGLLADGLNSAMAAVFNSMPMVTFAQNNGVIQLTGVASRYVAFFIAGLLVLLGLFPMIGAVLQLMPKPVLGGAELVMFGTVAVAGIKILAEAGLHRRNMLIVAISIGMGLGVAAVPEVLRELPKALHNIFESPITVGALCAIVLNIFLPEEFIELEEDDFDPEASILQVMENPDVPAKGEPPRPAAVAQLNR